Proteins encoded within one genomic window of Nitrospira sp. SG-bin1:
- a CDS encoding mechanosensitive ion channel protein MscL, giving the protein MLKEFKEFAMKGNVLDMAIGVIIGGAFGKIVSSLVSDVLMPPLGLLMGKVDFSSLFIDLSKTSPPSLAAAKAAGAPTLNYGVFLQSVFDFIIIAFVIFMLVKQVNRFKKEAPPPAPPAPPEPTNEEKLLREIRDLLKNRQ; this is encoded by the coding sequence ATGCTGAAAGAATTCAAAGAGTTCGCCATGAAGGGGAATGTCCTCGACATGGCGATCGGCGTCATTATCGGCGGGGCGTTCGGCAAAATCGTGTCGTCACTCGTCAGTGACGTGCTGATGCCGCCGCTCGGATTGCTGATGGGTAAAGTGGATTTTTCCAGCCTGTTCATCGATCTGTCCAAGACTTCACCGCCGTCGCTCGCCGCGGCGAAAGCCGCGGGGGCTCCGACGCTCAACTATGGAGTCTTCTTGCAAAGCGTGTTCGATTTTATCATCATCGCATTCGTGATTTTTATGCTGGTGAAGCAAGTCAATCGATTCAAGAAGGAAGCTCCTCCACCGGCGCCGCCGGCGCCGCCGGAACCAACCAACGAGGAGAAATTGTTGAGGGAGATCCGCGATCTACTCAAGAATCGTCAATAA